One Sparus aurata chromosome 23, fSpaAur1.1, whole genome shotgun sequence genomic window, CGCCTCCTTGTTCAACGGGTCCTCAGGGTTCGGCTCCtgcaggggggaggaggggggaggacaTGGGGGAGTCACATTAACAAATGAACACAGTGAAGAGGTTTGAATCACATGTTACCTGCAGGAGGCAGAAGTGTTCAAACGGACTTTTAGCTGCAGCGGCTGCGAATGATTCCAACAGTTtaatcctgaagctcttcatgtgttagaaacagttagcggttgctaacgagtgtctgaatgagactacagaggttgtcggggacattaaacgtcctcacagcgaacacggagactcatctactcactagtccgtctttacaggccactttagttacacactgttctaactctgactttacaacttgtacattgatcagtttatagaaaacctggatagtaattgtgcagtaagactcttagtggtggagacgtttcagtcatgtgaccgtgatgtcgtctgtttgtagcctagcattagcttcttactgctacacagttaatttagcttcacacatcacagagtggagttcatctgtggagattatctggatcaacagaacctggacgggTCAGAACCTTCAGGATATGTTCTGTAATGATCCAGAATCCAGTTCAATGAtcccacagaggaaccagagagaTGCTAACTGCAGTTAGCTTCAGAGGGACATGTTGAGGGACTGAAGCAGAAGAGGAAACTGAGTTcagctgttttgtgtttcagtgtcagCGGTGTAGACGagtgaactgaaggaaactcACTAGAAATAGATACTGTAGACCGTAGATGATGGAGTTTATTGTCAGCACCGGCTTCCAGTCCTCTCTGTGGAGACACAACAGACAGAGTTACAGACGACGACAACATGACGTCACCTGAACGTTTCACCAGGACGGTAAGATGTTTTCAACACAAGTCGAGTGAAGGAACTGTGAATTTATACTTTTCATAAAGAATAAACTGGAGGTGACTGAGGACACTATTATTAACATGATATTACCACATATCTATTATTAACATTATGAATATTAttgtaaaataatatttaattgTGCAGTTCTCTGACACACTGTCAGCTGCAGCTAACGATGGTTTTCATCACGTTGACTTTTTCCTTGTGAAGTTCTGACTCAGATGGAATAAACGATTTTCAGAATAGTTCCTGATTAATTTAACAgtaatacataaaaataaacagcattTCTTAAATGTACTACAAACAGTTTTTAACTGGTCAtcaaacagtctcagtttaatactgaagcctcaaaatgacacaaacacactgtatttCTGTATAATTACTACAGTTAATATCTGTCACCAGGTCAGATTTAACGTCAAACtgaagtgtgtttctgtgtgagtgctgCTGACAGAAGCTGCTCTGCAGAGTACAGCTGTACATTTAATTAGATTTTGATTGTGATTTCGATTCCTGGATCAAACGATCTCCAAACTAATATAATCGAGTTGAAACGATTTATTTGGCATCCACGTACAGCCTCGAGATGTTCTGAAAGAGACACGCATGAGGAAACGCGCCCTGCTGACTGGaaacgtgtccgctgcgttacgacTCCACGGCAGCCGACAGGTTTCACTTTAGTCCGTGAAACAACGCaccgaaacaacaatataacatccagttacttttcaaaataaaacactgtgttgacaccagagcacaaatgtcaaaaaagagacaaacacaagctcttcttctgatgCCTCGGtcggaacacttcctgttgttgtgtttataacagacctataactgcgctCGCCAGTGATCACGTGACTATCGCAGGAACTCCTCGGTCTGGTGACGCCAAATTTCAGTACTGCACtgtggcggactcaaaccgcagcCGGTGGGTGGTGcaggacggcggagcaaaactgGATCGGATCCGTGACGCAGTATATCTaagtatatttattttattcattaaatgttttatagacATTGCAGAACAGTTGGACACATATTTGTACGttatttttgatttaaacattttgagtattttttaaGGGGAAATTTCAAAAGTTCTCAGTTACAAACTGCTTTTTggagaaaatgctgaaaaatgcatcatatttccaaactcagaaataatcgtctaaataatcgtgattatgatttcTTCCATAATCGAGCAGCTCCACTGTAGTTCTGTGTTTCTCCTCAGGGGGCGCCAGAGTCAGCCAACACCCAGCTCACTGTCTCTGCTTTAACAAGAAAGACTTCACCTGCTGTCTCACTCTCACACAGGTAACCTGATCACCTGACAGAGCACACGGTGTGACAGGTGGAGGACACTGTACACGTCCAGAACCAGTGAGTGGACCTTAAGTTCTGATCAGTCAAACTGCAGCTGAACATGGAGACGAACGTGAACTGACCTTAAGATATTTAGGCAGACGTTTCCTTCCAGGTCGATGTTGGGATGATACACCATCGTCTCACACTTCACCTTGGGGGGGTCGTGGGGGTAACCCTGTCCTACCTGAACCAGaaccaacacaacaacagaacCGAAGAATGAAAACAGATCAGACCATGAACATCCTGCCGACCCACATTAGAGTCCATGTacagtactgtgtgtactgtgtgacAGACAGGTGTCTCCAGGTGTTTCTCACCTTAAAGCTGAAGACAAACTTTCCTCCTTTGTAAAAGCCCTGTGAGACAAATGCACACGGTTAATACTTCAAACCATGTCAGAGTTTCTTTTCAGATCACATCATTATTTATACAGTTATTACTAAACTATCACCTGCATATTgacacatttataaaacataTGATactgtaatacacacacacacacacacacctcgtctGGTGAGATGATGAGTCTGAAGTTGAGGAGGTCATCGTCGTCGGGGAAGTTGATCTCACACGTCTTTGGCAGGTTCAGCTCATTGAtgtctgaaacacaaacaggaaacacgTTCACCTGATGACACGGCTGAAGCACCtgagcaggtgtgtgacagtgtgaggAGAAGCTGCAGCTCCCTCAGTGAACACACTGCCTGTCAGATCtgtcatgtgtgtgttcacaggtgtGTGTCAGACAGCTGCTTCATCAGGAAGTTGGTCAGGTCGTGTTCTGACGTCACTTACAGGAGTTCAGTGAGAAAATCCGCTCTGTGTTTATTAACCGGCTGAAATCTGACTGATGGAAAGTTTGATCACACTGAAACTAGCTCGTTAGCTGCCAGTCAAACACGTCCTGACctcagtgaaatgtaaccagaGGTGCAGAAAGAGTTAGTCAGCCTGTGGACACATAAACAGAGAGCTGACACAGCAAGTTAGCTAGTTAAACGCTATCTGGTGTGAGCTAACTAGCCTGAAAAAATCTACCTAAAGAAACGTTACGATGTGTTGCTGCTGTAAAGTGTGAGCTAGCAAGTGTTGTGAGATCTGTTCCGGATTTGGTGTTGTTAAGTGTTAGCTGTGTGCTAACATGTTAGCCTGGAACGATCTGATACGGGCTAGCTTCTGACTGGCTGTCTGcgttttgttttcaaatataGAACAAGCTAGCCGCGGTTAGCTAACACCACTTCAGGCTAAAGTTAGCGTGCTAGCTGTTGGCCTGAGTTATAATAACAGCCCGCTTTTCCTCTCTGTGGTTCTGGATCCTGGTCTCTGCCGGGGCGTCCTGGTACCCTGTGGTTTACAGGTGACCAGTCAGCCCGGCAGCCAGGTCCAGCTCACCCGGTACTGGTGCTGTTGACTAGCCTACCTTTCTGTATTCGGAGCTGGGCCGCGCTGGCTTTTTTACCCCCGGCTCCTGTTCTGTTTCCTCCAGCAGATTCCTCGtctttcttctgctgcttcagggAAAAAAGCTTAATCATCTTCAGTGATTTGATAAAGTGATGCCTAAAGTCTGCGTCCCTTCGGTGTGCGCGGTCTGTCGGTACCGGGGGGATTCTAAAGAGAGTCACTTCAGTCCGAACAGCACCGTGATGTTGATGGAGCCGGTGCGTCTCAACTAATTACACTGAGGAGAGATGCTAGCCGCCGAGCTAGCCTAGCCTGTTAGCTAGCAGAGAGGCCGGGcagagcagggggaggagggggaggagagaggggaggagagaggggagggagccCGCACCGCACCGCACCGCACCGCACAGCCAGACACCCCCCCTCAGTGAAAGTATCAGATattgaatgtaactaagtacatttactcatgtaCTGTACTTGTGTAAAACTTTGAGGTaattgtactttacttgagtattattatacttccactccacaacatgttgtttttaatccactacatttacttgattacttaagttactagttactttacagattacatccTGCATCGTCAAGCTCAGTTGGTATCAGACTGtaacttttact contains:
- the ube2m gene encoding NEDD8-conjugating enzyme Ubc12 — protein: MIKLFSLKQQKKDEESAGGNRTGAGGKKASAAQLRIQKDINELNLPKTCEINFPDDDDLLNFRLIISPDEGFYKGGKFVFSFKVGQGYPHDPPKVKCETMVYHPNIDLEGNVCLNILREDWKPVLTINSIIYGLQYLFLEPNPEDPLNKEAAEVLQTNRRLFEQNVQRSLRGGYVGATYFERCLK